Proteins encoded together in one Leptospira semungkisensis window:
- a CDS encoding fatty acid desaturase family protein gives MEASLPIRELPYTLNRRLSVLILLVFIGFHYILPIAISYWSVDLRLVWLFAIFLGPLSYTFWNLIHESIHGNFSNERSVNHFWGRLLCVAFGAPYAVLKSSHLMHHKFNREPGDRIEFYDPSSWKPRWIQSLNYYFRITIATYLFEVGTGLLFALPVSWTKPISSKISEYPIEEGFFKWIYRPEVLGELRKDMIWVLLFYIPSFWLFGKNWLILVFVLMMRSFFISFFDNAYHYGKEINDKNSAYNLTLPHWVSAFFLHFNYHRIHHRFPGCSWDRLPKMMLSSNETWDKSFMRQAWSQWNGLLEPVDGKNTR, from the coding sequence ATGGAAGCATCCCTTCCCATTCGAGAGCTACCTTATACATTGAATCGAAGATTGTCGGTTCTTATCCTTCTTGTATTCATAGGATTTCATTATATTCTTCCGATTGCTATCTCTTATTGGAGCGTTGATCTGCGGTTGGTTTGGCTATTTGCGATCTTCTTAGGGCCTCTTTCTTATACGTTTTGGAATTTGATCCATGAGAGCATTCACGGTAACTTCTCGAATGAAAGAAGTGTGAATCATTTTTGGGGAAGACTACTCTGTGTAGCATTCGGTGCTCCTTACGCTGTGCTAAAATCTAGTCATCTAATGCATCATAAATTCAATCGAGAACCTGGAGATAGAATAGAATTTTATGATCCTTCTTCTTGGAAACCTAGATGGATACAGAGTCTAAATTATTATTTTAGAATTACGATTGCGACCTATCTTTTCGAAGTCGGGACGGGACTATTATTTGCGCTTCCCGTTTCATGGACTAAGCCGATCTCATCCAAGATCAGCGAATATCCGATCGAAGAAGGTTTCTTTAAATGGATCTACAGGCCGGAAGTGTTAGGAGAATTGAGAAAGGATATGATTTGGGTGCTTCTCTTTTATATTCCTTCTTTTTGGTTGTTTGGAAAGAACTGGCTGATCCTTGTATTCGTCTTAATGATGAGGTCTTTCTTTATATCATTTTTTGATAATGCATATCATTACGGAAAGGAGATTAACGATAAGAATTCCGCGTACAACCTGACACTTCCTCATTGGGTAAGCGCGTTCTTTCTTCATTTCAACTATCATAGGATTCATCATCGATTTCCAGGGTGCTCATGGGATCGATTGCCGAAGATGATGCTTTCTTCGAATGAAACCTGGGATAAGAGTTTTATGAGACAGGCTTGGAGTCAGTGGAACGGACTTCTGGAGCCTGTTGATGGGAAAAATACTAGATAA
- a CDS encoding MBL fold metallo-hydrolase, producing the protein MSFFLRASILSLALFFSAFCFPLDPDRIKSPSYKEGRYHNIDPDEQLQGKSPIDIMKWKFFGPKDPPTVQGLTEELPLVLERTAKDLIAPEGKIRVVWFGHATVWISSTENGKTVNVLTDPIFESPIFVTRLVKLPIPKEALPQVDFVVVSHAHRDHLDRDTLRFLKNKNPKLQILLPSGMKSFSESEDLGQTISQELGQATIKDSVKITFLPAHHWSRMGISDTNQYFWGSYAFESQNKIVYFAGDTGYSSHFKNISERLGKPVDLALLPIGAYKPRWFMKYAHIGPEEALLASKDLNAKSFAPIHWGTFPLGDDLPQEPLLDLRQRLAFPESPDIKGLYPLYTGISWGVKDGVRILPWTIGSGIDL; encoded by the coding sequence ATGAGTTTTTTCTTGAGAGCATCTATCCTTTCCCTTGCCTTATTCTTTTCTGCCTTTTGTTTTCCGTTAGATCCGGATAGAATCAAGTCGCCCAGCTATAAAGAAGGAAGATATCATAATATAGATCCGGACGAACAGCTCCAAGGAAAGTCTCCCATCGATATCATGAAATGGAAATTCTTTGGACCTAAGGATCCGCCCACTGTACAAGGTTTAACAGAAGAGCTTCCACTTGTTTTAGAAAGAACTGCCAAGGATCTAATCGCTCCGGAAGGAAAGATTAGAGTGGTATGGTTCGGACATGCTACTGTTTGGATCTCCTCGACAGAGAATGGAAAGACTGTTAATGTGCTAACGGATCCAATCTTCGAGTCTCCTATTTTTGTGACTCGTTTGGTCAAGCTTCCTATACCGAAGGAGGCACTTCCCCAAGTAGACTTCGTCGTAGTAAGTCACGCACATCGAGACCATCTAGACCGGGACACTCTTCGATTCTTGAAGAACAAGAATCCAAAATTGCAAATCCTATTGCCTTCCGGAATGAAATCCTTCTCAGAGAGTGAAGATCTGGGGCAAACTATTTCCCAGGAACTAGGACAGGCCACGATAAAGGATTCTGTTAAGATCACCTTCCTTCCCGCCCACCATTGGAGTAGAATGGGAATCTCGGATACAAATCAATATTTCTGGGGAAGTTATGCATTCGAATCCCAGAATAAGATCGTATACTTTGCGGGAGACACAGGCTATTCTTCTCATTTTAAAAATATTTCCGAAAGACTCGGAAAGCCTGTCGATCTGGCGCTTCTACCGATCGGAGCCTATAAGCCTAGATGGTTTATGAAATACGCACATATCGGCCCAGAAGAAGCATTACTTGCAAGTAAGGATTTGAATGCGAAATCGTTTGCTCCTATCCATTGGGGCACCTTCCCTCTTGGAGACGATCTTCCTCAAGAACCCTTGCTAGACCTCAGACAAAGATTGGCGTTTCCTGAATCTCCGGATATCAAAGGATTATATCCTCTTTACACTGGGATTTCCTGGGGAGTTAAGGACGGGGTCCGTATTCTTCCCTGGACTATCGGAAGCGGGATCGATTTATAA
- the ruvA gene encoding Holliday junction branch migration protein RuvA — protein MISGLQGSIRKLEVGFVHLDVHGVTYEITISFKTYWELKELSASGAKEIRLHIHHSITERGQKLFGFLQERDKEFFKVMKGLHGIGEMTALKVLSFFSPWELHKIASSGEPKDLEKIPKVRAKTSEKIFFEVKQNLKKLELFMEASPGESAPPDIATKGLPSSEDRFKETAVQALVQLGFDDKSALKEVEKTLKKQSFSDTGELIREILKNL, from the coding sequence ATGATTTCGGGACTCCAAGGCTCTATACGAAAATTAGAAGTAGGCTTCGTGCATCTGGACGTGCACGGAGTCACTTACGAGATTACGATTTCCTTTAAGACCTATTGGGAATTAAAGGAATTGTCTGCTTCCGGGGCAAAAGAGATCCGACTCCATATCCATCATTCCATCACAGAAAGAGGGCAGAAACTTTTCGGATTCCTACAGGAGAGAGACAAAGAATTCTTTAAGGTAATGAAGGGACTCCATGGGATCGGAGAAATGACCGCTCTCAAGGTCCTTTCCTTCTTCAGTCCTTGGGAATTGCATAAGATCGCTTCCTCCGGAGAACCCAAAGATCTAGAAAAGATCCCGAAGGTCAGAGCCAAAACTTCTGAAAAGATTTTCTTTGAAGTAAAGCAAAACTTAAAGAAGTTGGAACTCTTCATGGAAGCTTCTCCTGGAGAATCTGCACCTCCGGATATCGCAACCAAAGGCCTGCCTTCTTCCGAAGATAGATTCAAAGAAACTGCAGTGCAAGCCTTGGTCCAACTTGGTTTTGATGATAAATCCGCTCTCAAGGAAGTGGAGAAGACTCTGAAAAAACAATCTTTCTCCGACACCGGAGAACTGATCCGAGAAATACTGAAGAATCTGTAA
- a CDS encoding retropepsin-like aspartic protease — MGKIHQKAEIENTLDLLACKTGELPQEKVRKVALEFLVDTGAAMVCLPTNMIQSLGLQPLYKRLSLTANGTVEAWIFSPAQIRIWDRECNMEIMEVPNGTPPLLGYLALETLDLYPNPKKQILEGNPAHDGRMVIDLLVA; from the coding sequence ATGGGCAAAATTCACCAGAAAGCCGAAATCGAAAACACCTTGGATCTATTAGCTTGCAAAACGGGAGAACTTCCTCAGGAGAAGGTCCGTAAAGTTGCGTTGGAATTTTTAGTAGATACCGGAGCGGCAATGGTTTGCCTTCCGACAAACATGATTCAATCTCTGGGCTTGCAACCACTCTATAAACGATTGAGCCTGACAGCAAATGGCACCGTCGAGGCCTGGATCTTTTCTCCCGCTCAAATCCGTATCTGGGATAGAGAATGCAATATGGAGATTATGGAGGTTCCTAACGGCACTCCTCCCTTACTCGGTTATCTCGCTTTAGAAACTTTGGACCTATATCCAAATCCGAAAAAGCAAATCTTAGAAGGAAACCCAGCGCATGATGGAAGAATGGTGATCGATCTTTTGGTCGCTTGA
- a CDS encoding DUF819 family protein yields the protein MSDPIYILLSLVFVVFLFGFPAIAEHLAKRFHWFGILGPVVLCYIAGILLGNLLPESLLPKKIIETVSEISIPIAIPLLLGSSDFLKGIREAKPALFSFFLSCLSVSIASIAVGLSLGYLHPESSKIQGMLAGLYTGGTPNLNAIGLALDTNRSTIALVNTADVITGGAYLLFLLSFAKSVYSVFLKREEEIVPSPDEDSSVDAFPKSAVLRGFLGIVLAVFGFALSIGVSLGIFGAMSAPFILLGISTWGIGISFSKKVRNLNTYPVGYYFILIFSVAIGFLADLRALVEHAPNVFLILIATLSGSILLHLLFGIIFKIPVDTWIITSVSSLYGPAFVPSVAAAIGNRGVLVLGILTGLIGYALGNYLGLAVYWVLSR from the coding sequence ATGTCTGATCCGATCTACATTCTTCTTAGCCTTGTATTCGTAGTATTTCTGTTCGGATTTCCTGCGATTGCGGAACATTTGGCTAAGCGTTTTCACTGGTTCGGGATTTTGGGGCCTGTGGTTCTTTGCTATATTGCCGGTATTCTTTTAGGGAATCTATTACCGGAATCCTTGCTTCCGAAGAAAATCATAGAGACAGTCTCTGAAATTTCCATCCCGATCGCGATCCCTCTTCTACTCGGGTCTTCTGATTTCTTGAAGGGGATTAGAGAAGCGAAGCCTGCCTTGTTTTCTTTCTTCTTATCCTGTCTCTCCGTAAGCATTGCTTCGATTGCAGTGGGACTTTCCTTAGGATATTTGCATCCTGAATCTTCTAAGATACAAGGGATGCTCGCTGGGTTGTACACAGGAGGAACTCCGAACTTGAATGCGATCGGTCTCGCCTTGGATACAAATCGTTCTACGATTGCGTTGGTAAACACTGCGGATGTGATTACCGGCGGGGCATATCTTTTATTCTTATTGAGTTTTGCCAAAAGCGTATATTCAGTTTTTTTAAAACGAGAAGAAGAAATTGTCCCCTCTCCGGACGAAGATTCTTCTGTTGATGCTTTTCCAAAAAGCGCGGTGCTTCGCGGCTTTCTTGGAATTGTTTTGGCGGTTTTTGGATTTGCGCTTTCTATAGGAGTGTCTTTAGGGATATTCGGTGCTATGTCTGCGCCTTTCATTCTTTTGGGAATCAGCACATGGGGGATTGGGATTTCCTTCTCCAAGAAAGTAAGAAATCTGAATACATATCCGGTGGGATATTATTTTATTTTAATATTCTCCGTTGCTATCGGTTTCTTGGCGGATCTTAGAGCGCTTGTGGAACATGCACCGAATGTGTTTTTGATCCTTATTGCTACATTGTCCGGCTCGATCCTGCTTCATCTTTTATTCGGAATTATTTTTAAGATCCCAGTGGATACTTGGATTATCACTTCGGTTTCGAGTTTATATGGGCCGGCCTTTGTTCCTTCGGTAGCAGCTGCTATTGGAAATAGGGGAGTGCTTGTGCTCGGAATTCTGACCGGATTAATCGGTTATGCTCTTGGAAACTATTTGGGTCTCGCAGTGTACTGGGTCCTTTCGAGATAA
- a CDS encoding DoxX family protein translates to MLETLLATSNDIVPLVLRLTLGLVIFPHGAQKLLGWFGGYGFKGTYGYFTQTAGLPGIVAFLVIIGESLGSVALVLGLITRFSAISIGIIMLGAALIAHKPHGFFINWQGAQKGEGFEFHILAIGLAIALAITGGGAYSLDLLLGSYL, encoded by the coding sequence ATGTTAGAAACACTCCTCGCAACCAGCAACGATATCGTTCCCCTGGTTTTAAGACTTACCCTGGGATTGGTCATCTTCCCACATGGCGCTCAGAAGCTACTCGGTTGGTTCGGCGGTTACGGCTTTAAAGGAACCTACGGATATTTTACTCAAACCGCAGGTTTACCAGGAATTGTCGCATTTCTAGTGATTATTGGCGAATCCTTGGGCTCAGTTGCCCTGGTCCTCGGACTTATCACTCGCTTCTCTGCAATTTCTATTGGGATCATCATGCTGGGAGCAGCTCTGATCGCACATAAGCCACACGGATTCTTTATCAACTGGCAAGGGGCTCAAAAAGGAGAAGGATTCGAATTCCATATCCTCGCCATCGGTCTTGCGATCGCACTTGCAATCACTGGAGGGGGAGCCTACTCTCTCGACCTTCTTTTGGGATCTTATCTCTAA
- the sucC gene encoding ADP-forming succinate--CoA ligase subunit beta — protein MKIHEYQAKEILRRHNAKVPFGVVIDKKEDGNKAYEEVISKTGGSVVVVKAQIHAGGRGKGGGVKVTKTKDDAIAAIDKILGMQLITPQTGAEGKKVLKVYLEQGINIAKEYYISILLDRAIRKTIIMASTEGGMEIEEVAETHPEKILKIAIDPGIGLQANQASQLAFDLGLPAESHKSFKALLSSIYNAYIKEDASLLEINPLILTKENEIVAGDCKMDLDENALYRHPENAAFRDISEEDPLEVQASEYNINYVKLDGNIGCMVNGAGLAMATMDIVKLAGAEPANFLDVGGGANVTTVTNGFKLILGDPNVKGIFINIFGGIVRCDRVALGIIEAAKAVNIHVPLVVRLKGTNAEEGKKILNESGLNIIGEDDLRTAAKKVAEAIK, from the coding sequence ATGAAAATTCACGAGTACCAGGCAAAGGAAATCCTGAGACGCCATAACGCCAAAGTTCCTTTCGGCGTAGTAATTGATAAGAAAGAAGACGGAAACAAAGCCTATGAGGAAGTCATTTCCAAGACTGGCGGTTCCGTAGTTGTTGTTAAGGCCCAGATCCACGCAGGTGGACGCGGAAAAGGCGGCGGAGTTAAAGTTACCAAAACCAAAGACGACGCAATTGCCGCTATCGACAAAATCCTCGGCATGCAACTCATCACTCCTCAAACAGGAGCCGAAGGAAAGAAAGTTTTAAAAGTATATTTAGAGCAAGGGATCAATATCGCAAAAGAATACTATATTAGTATCCTTTTGGACCGCGCGATCCGCAAAACTATCATCATGGCTTCCACTGAAGGTGGAATGGAAATCGAAGAAGTTGCTGAAACTCATCCTGAAAAGATCCTAAAGATCGCAATCGATCCAGGCATCGGACTGCAAGCGAACCAAGCCTCCCAATTGGCTTTTGATCTAGGACTTCCAGCAGAATCCCATAAATCTTTCAAGGCTCTTCTCTCTTCCATCTACAACGCGTATATTAAAGAAGATGCATCCTTATTAGAAATCAATCCTCTCATTCTTACCAAAGAAAATGAGATCGTAGCAGGAGACTGCAAGATGGATCTGGATGAGAACGCTCTGTATCGTCATCCTGAAAACGCAGCATTCAGAGATATCTCTGAAGAAGATCCTCTCGAAGTCCAAGCGAGCGAATACAATATCAACTACGTCAAGTTAGACGGTAATATAGGTTGTATGGTAAACGGAGCCGGACTCGCAATGGCCACCATGGACATCGTGAAGTTGGCTGGAGCAGAACCTGCAAACTTCCTAGACGTGGGCGGTGGAGCAAACGTAACCACTGTTACCAACGGATTCAAACTGATCTTAGGCGATCCGAACGTAAAAGGAATCTTTATCAATATCTTCGGCGGTATCGTTCGTTGTGACCGAGTCGCTCTTGGGATTATCGAAGCAGCTAAAGCAGTAAATATCCATGTTCCGTTAGTCGTTCGTCTGAAAGGAACCAACGCGGAAGAAGGAAAAAAGATCCTGAACGAATCCGGACTGAACATCA